One Bacteroidota bacterium genomic window carries:
- a CDS encoding acylphosphatase, producing the protein MKHVNIVVSGIVQGVGFRYSCQKIARSLGVKGFVKNMYNGDVYIEVEGDEAQLNNMVKWCWQGPLNARVTEVSIDNGSVKNFKHFEIKS; encoded by the coding sequence ATCAAGCACGTGAATATTGTGGTATCAGGGATAGTTCAGGGTGTAGGGTTCCGGTATAGTTGTCAAAAGATTGCCAGAAGTTTAGGGGTAAAAGGTTTTGTGAAGAATATGTACAATGGCGATGTATATATCGAGGTCGAAGGAGATGAAGCCCAGCTAAACAACATGGTAAAATGGTGCTGGCAAGGGCCCTTAAACGCGCGAGTTACCGAAGTAAGCATAGACAATGGATCGGTGAAAAATTTTAAGCATTTCGAAATTAAATCCTAA
- a CDS encoding tetratricopeptide repeat protein, translating to MKRIVLIASLFLIGILPLNSQESLANSLFDQANRLYSQNDFRTALNLYLEIADSGYTSPELLMNIGNSYFKTNDYARAILYYEKALLLDPSNQDIIFNLSKAQAYTIDRIEIIPEFFLMSQARRVISSFTSNQWALASVVLLFLTLIVLYFYLISKVQNRKVTFFSIGVVFLILSISAYSFSHKTRSYVEKSDRAIVMEPTVTVKGSPDLNGVTVFIIHEGTKISLVRSIDEWVEIKLSDGKQGWVRQSSFETI from the coding sequence ATGAAAAGAATAGTTTTAATTGCTAGTTTATTCCTAATCGGAATTCTACCATTGAATAGTCAGGAATCTCTTGCCAATTCATTATTCGATCAAGCAAACCGGCTTTACTCGCAAAATGATTTTCGAACTGCGCTCAATTTATACTTAGAAATTGCTGATAGCGGTTATACTTCGCCCGAACTGCTTATGAATATTGGCAATAGCTACTTTAAAACGAACGATTATGCCCGGGCAATTTTGTATTACGAAAAAGCTTTACTGCTGGACCCTTCCAATCAGGATATAATTTTTAATTTATCAAAAGCTCAGGCCTATACCATCGACCGTATCGAAATCATCCCTGAATTCTTTCTAATGAGTCAGGCAAGGAGAGTCATCTCGTCCTTTACCTCTAATCAATGGGCACTAGCTTCTGTGGTTCTATTGTTCCTCACGCTTATTGTTTTATACTTCTACCTGATATCTAAGGTGCAAAATCGAAAAGTCACATTCTTCTCAATCGGCGTAGTATTTTTAATTCTTAGCATTAGTGCTTACAGCTTTTCGCACAAAACCAGGTCTTATGTCGAAAAATCGGACAGGGCTATTGTGATGGAGCCAACAGTAACCGTGAAAGGATCGCCGGATTTGAATGGAGTAACGGTGTTTATTATACACGAAGGCACTAAAATAAGCCTTGTGCGCTCAATCGACGAGTGGGTTGAGATAAAGTTATCCGATGGTAAACAAGGATGGGTTCGGCAATCGAGTTTTGAAACAATATAA
- a CDS encoding response regulator: MFTRKANSSKNLEKNFKILEAENEQLRKSLLDNSNHYSIEYFFKYLQTENVDLLIVNTENLTTKLLFQGQNMNVLLLFPNSILDLKNLLPDEDQESFLQTIKRSESKGTLKFRSKLNVQRNDFKETKPIEFVFSPLQQGSILLAIKDITELTKQQKELSKTREKMEESDKLKTILLSNISHQIRTPLNSITGFSELLATEEPDIIKRKEYIEIIKRQSKRILNLIDNISEVSKLESGKINISKTVCNLDLMLNELLLGLNQQRTETRKEAVSLELLLPEKKSPEVLCDTGRLQQVLLNLVYYSLRYTQQGKIQFGYQIDEISQKLEFFLHDTSDGLTKEEQKTVFDRFMVIDKSEAGKLEDPGLGLTIAREIVKALGGRIWVESEKEKGTSFFFQIPFEVADETHHDGMPEELLLTKPFNFANKVILIVDDEDVNAMFLEAVFQETGAQTIFAKNGIQAVDLLKSINKIDLVLMDLKMPLMNGIAATKEIRKFNKTVPIIAQTALASEEDKNECLSAGCNNVILKPIEVLELMQMVSENLNI, encoded by the coding sequence ATGTTTACCAGAAAAGCTAATTCGAGTAAAAATCTTGAAAAGAATTTCAAAATTCTTGAAGCGGAAAACGAACAACTCAGAAAAAGCTTATTGGACAATTCCAATCATTACTCAATTGAATACTTCTTCAAATACTTGCAAACTGAAAATGTTGACTTATTGATTGTAAATACTGAAAACCTGACCACGAAATTACTGTTTCAGGGTCAAAATATGAATGTTTTGCTTTTGTTTCCTAATTCGATTCTGGACCTTAAAAACCTTTTGCCCGATGAAGATCAGGAATCATTTTTACAAACAATAAAACGATCTGAATCGAAAGGTACTTTAAAGTTTCGCTCGAAACTAAACGTCCAAAGAAACGATTTTAAAGAAACAAAACCTATTGAATTTGTTTTCTCGCCCCTGCAACAAGGCAGCATTTTACTCGCTATTAAAGATATTACAGAACTCACGAAACAGCAGAAAGAGTTATCAAAAACCAGGGAGAAAATGGAAGAGTCGGACAAGTTAAAAACCATTCTTTTATCTAATATTTCCCACCAGATACGTACTCCCCTTAACTCAATTACCGGTTTTTCAGAGTTACTTGCCACCGAAGAACCAGATATAATTAAACGTAAAGAATACATCGAAATTATTAAAAGGCAGAGTAAACGAATTTTAAATCTGATTGACAACATTTCGGAGGTCAGCAAACTGGAATCGGGAAAAATAAATATCTCGAAAACCGTATGCAATTTAGACCTGATGTTGAATGAATTGCTTCTGGGATTGAACCAGCAACGCACCGAAACACGCAAGGAGGCTGTGAGTCTGGAGTTGTTGCTGCCGGAGAAAAAGAGTCCGGAAGTATTATGCGATACAGGCCGGCTTCAACAAGTTCTACTGAACCTTGTCTATTATTCCCTGCGCTATACTCAACAAGGCAAGATTCAATTTGGCTACCAGATAGACGAAATCAGCCAAAAATTGGAGTTCTTTTTACACGATACCAGCGATGGACTTACCAAAGAAGAGCAAAAAACAGTGTTTGACCGCTTTATGGTAATCGACAAATCCGAAGCTGGTAAACTTGAAGATCCTGGATTGGGGCTTACCATTGCCCGCGAAATTGTGAAAGCACTTGGCGGACGCATTTGGGTTGAATCGGAAAAAGAAAAAGGCACATCCTTCTTTTTTCAGATACCTTTTGAAGTGGCCGATGAAACCCACCACGATGGCATGCCGGAAGAACTTCTCCTAACAAAACCTTTTAATTTTGCCAATAAAGTTATTCTAATCGTAGACGACGAAGACGTCAATGCCATGTTTCTTGAAGCTGTTTTTCAGGAGACCGGAGCACAAACCATCTTTGCTAAAAATGGAATTCAGGCAGTTGACCTCTTGAAATCCATTAACAAAATCGATTTGGTGTTAATGGATCTGAAAATGCCCTTAATGAATGGCATCGCTGCAACAAAAGAGATCAGAAAATTCAATAAAACTGTGCCTATAATTGCCCAAACTGCACTTGCAAGTGAAGAAGATAAAAACGAATGTCTCTCGGCAGGTTGTAACAATGTAATTTTAAAACCCATTGAAGTGTTAGAGCTTATGCAAATGGTATCGGAAAACCTAAACATATAG
- a CDS encoding universal stress protein has product MTNPKRKILVPYDYTERSDFAIKHAVQFAKIIEADIVLLHVITDIQNEAQELHRLEKVATEFIEKYAVHIECKIRPGVIYKVIKAVAESIEAFMVVMKTHPLRGREKFIRSRSIGVMMGSKIPFIIIQDAPKRLAIRDIVFPIDFRRENKEKLVWISTLSKYYTSKIHLLKPSANDYRVRNNLEFAKRFLEGKKLSYEIVTGKRSYSNANETIEFAHEVDAQLIMIMLNKNIGLFSSLFGLSAQKIITNKYNIPVMVLNPRTELHKYEGFN; this is encoded by the coding sequence ATGACAAACCCAAAACGCAAAATACTAGTTCCCTACGATTATACTGAACGTTCAGATTTTGCGATTAAGCATGCCGTGCAGTTCGCAAAGATTATTGAAGCAGACATAGTTCTCCTTCATGTAATTACCGATATTCAGAACGAAGCCCAGGAATTACACCGACTCGAAAAAGTAGCCACCGAATTCATTGAAAAATATGCCGTGCATATCGAATGCAAAATCAGACCCGGAGTTATTTATAAAGTTATAAAAGCGGTAGCAGAATCGATTGAAGCATTTATGGTGGTTATGAAAACTCACCCCTTACGCGGGAGAGAGAAATTTATTCGTAGCCGGTCAATTGGTGTGATGATGGGTTCAAAAATACCCTTTATTATAATTCAGGATGCTCCAAAGCGGCTTGCCATTCGCGACATTGTATTCCCAATAGATTTCCGCCGGGAGAATAAGGAAAAATTGGTATGGATAAGCACCTTGTCGAAATATTACACTTCGAAAATACATTTACTGAAACCCTCTGCCAACGATTACAGGGTGCGAAATAACCTAGAATTTGCCAAGCGCTTTCTGGAAGGTAAAAAACTTTCTTATGAAATAGTAACTGGTAAAAGGAGTTACTCCAATGCCAATGAAACTATTGAATTTGCGCACGAAGTCGATGCCCAACTGATTATGATTATGCTTAATAAGAATATTGGGCTTTTCAGTTCTTTATTTGGATTAAGTGCGCAAAAAATCATTACAAACAAATACAATATCCCCGTAATGGTGCTTAATCCGCGCACTGAATTACACAAATACGAAGGTTTTAATTAA